TGCCTCTGCTAAACAACAACGGCTCTTAGTGAGCTCTCTCTACAGCGCCCTATTAGGACAAGTTTTCCTGGCCGAAGCCAACGTCGGCATCTATCACATCTTTAGCCAACCGCCGATTGTGCCGGATGTCTTCGTCAGCTTCAACGTTCAGGTTCCCCAGGATTGGTGGGAAAAGCAAAACCGCTGTTACCTGGTGTGGAACTTCGGCAAACCTCCGGAGATTGTCATCGAAGTCGTCTCCAACCAAGTCGGCAATGAGCTCACCGATAAGTTCGCCACCTACGAGCACATGCGGGTCAGCTACTACGCAGTTTACGACCCCAGTTTGCAGCTGAGCGAGACTCCCTTGCGCCTGTTTGAACTGCGAGGCATGCACTACACCGAAATGACAGAACCCTGGCTGGAACAGGTCGGCCTGGGTCTGACGACCTGGCAGGGAGACTTTGAAGGCCGACAAGATACCTGGCTGCGCTGGTGTAATGCCGAGGGGGCCATGTTGCTAACGGGGGATGAGCAAGCAGCCCAAGCGCGACAGCAGGCCGAGCAAGAGCGCCAGCGGGCGGAGCAGGAACGGCAACGGGCGGAGCAAGAGCGCCAGCGGGCCGATCGCTTAGCAGACCTTCTCAGAGCCCAGGGCATTGATCCGGATCAGTTGCCGCAATAGTCGATTGAATTTTTTGGATTCTATCAAATCCGCTAAGATGACCAACATTACGATGATTTATAACAACTGCAGTATGTCATTCTGGGTGGGAACCCAGGCGGCTATCGCGGGGCTCTCCCGACCGTCGGTAGGACTGATGACACCCTTGCAACCTACGCCAAAGACTGACTCCAGTGCCGCACGGAGCGCATCACCTGGTTTTCGCTTTGAGATTGGCGCTGCTCTAGAAAGCCATTCAAGTCAGCCGCGGTTACCTGGGGGAAGGCCAAACTCACCGCTGATGCTGCATACCCGGTTGGCGTCAGCTGGTAGATCACCAAGCCCTGCCGCTTGCTGTAGCGCCACACCTCTGGTACTTCCAGCGCTGCGTAGATGTGCAGTCGTTGAGTTGAGGGACTGGTAATACCGACTGCAATCACCAAATCAGGAGGCAGCTTCTCGGGAATCACCGGATCGAGCCCTTCCAGCTGAGGCGCGTGTTGAATATAGAACCCCGTATCGGGCTCTGCTCCCTGCTGTAAATCCGGACGGTTCAGGGTCATTGAGCCCACATTAAGCACCTCTAGCCCCAGAACTTCCGTCAAGGTGGTGACAATCTGTCCTAGCAGGCGATTGATAATTTCATGCAGCTTAGACGGCATCTTCAGAGTCAGAACCCCCTGGTTATAGGCGATGCGAGTCGCTCGATGATCGCCTAGATCTGCCAGCATGGCCCGATAGGTCTGCCAACTGATATTCGACAGCACAACCGTTTGGGTCAACTGTCCGTCAAAATTATCTAGGTCTAGCTCGCTGATCTGGGTAGATATCAACACCACGGCACGAACACCATTGCCAGTGACCTCATTTTATAAGCTGGGACTAGCCGCTGAGATCACTGCAGAGCATATCGAAGCATGGCAGAGACTATCGAGCAGGTAACTATGCAGGCCTATAAAGTAGCAGCGACTGTTTCCGAAAACGGCACCCTAGTGCTTCGAGGACTTCCCTTTCAAGCAGGAAGAGTGGTCGAGGTGATCGTACTGGAACAAATCTCTGTGGCCCCAGCTGAGCACTCTCCTCAAGAGCAGACCTCCTTAGACCATGACTATTTATTGGGTGTGGAAACTCAGATGAGCGAGTGGGCGTCCGCTGAAGATGAGGCTGCCTATCATGACCTATGAGCAGTTTGATGTGATCGTGGTTCCGTTTCCCTTCACTGATACTGATACCGCAAAGCGCAGGCCTGCGCTTGTTTTATCTAATGCCCAGAGGTTCAATGTAGTTGTAGGCCATAGTGTTATGGCGATGATTACGACTGCTTCCCATTCATCCTGGGCCCTAGATGTTCCTTTGAATGACCTAGAGCCTGCTGGACTAGCTGTACCGTCTATTGTGCGAATGAAATTATTTACGCTTGACCATACCCTAGTCCTGAAGCGCATTGGATATTTGAGTGCACCTGATCAATCTGCGGTGAGTGACTCTCTTGCTAGCTTGTTCTGAGTTCTAGCGGATGCAATAGGCTTCCCCGACGAGCTGAGACGGATGAAGACTTTGAGCATGATTAGCCGGCTTGAAATGCCCTGAGTAATGCAGGCTATTGCGCGACAGGCCGCTGAAAATGCCCGGCAGCTGCAGAGAGAAGCTGACGCCTAGGCAGACCAAGCTCGTCTGGAACAATCCATTGCCCGCCAGGGGGGGGCAATGCCCTGATACGTTTACAGCCTGCTAGGTTTGAAGAAATTGTCGCTCTGATGAAAGCCATTGAGATCGGGGAAGACCTGAAAGCCCTATTGACCCAGGCCGATTTGCCCAGCTCTAACTCAACCCTGACTCAATATCCCGCTATCAGTCCACTGCTAGCTCTACGCGTGGCTGTGAATGTAGTGTCGCAGCGTACCGCCATGGCTGGCGAGTTTCTAGGCTTCAGTGAGGATGGCCAACGGTTACTCATACATCCTTTGATGAGGATATCAGCCGTATCTATAGCCTTGATGGGGCGTTACTGGCTGAATATCCGGGCAGCACCTTTAGCGACAAACGGCTTTTCTCAGGCTCTCTCGGGTTCAGCCCCGATGGCGAGCATCTGATGACTCTTTCCAGCGATGGCTATGTCAGGTTGTTTCGCCTGGATAATGGCTTGGATGATCTGCTGGCCCGGGGCTGTGCCTGGTTGCAGGATTATTTCAATGCTAATCCTGAGAAACAGGCAGAAGCCGGTATTTGTCTGGAGTAGCTATCACTGGGGCAGTTCCAGCAAAAGGGGCTCGGGAGCAGCAAAAAGGTCTCGGGAGCAGCACTAGGGTGGTCGGGTGCACTACCAAGGTGAGTGAGCGCACCACAAGGGTGGGCTAACGGGCTGCGGTTGTTCTGGGTAGGGGCAGCACTGCTTGGAAGTTAGGCGGAGTCTTGTGAGCTGATGCCGAGGTTGGTTCTCTGGATTCCCGCCGCCGCGGGAATGACGGTAATGGGGTCTTCTTAGACAGCAAACTAACCGCGAAAGCAAGTCCCGTCATTCCGGGCAAGCGCAGCGCGCGCGACCCGGAATCCAGGCAGGGGTCTATGGGGGTGGCAGATAGTCTGTGGGCGGGGAGACGCCGCCTGGGATGGGCTTGTCGATCAGTCCCGAGACCTCGGTAAGGCCGCACTTAATGGCATAGCTCGGGGTGCTCACCCGAGGGGATTTCGTTCCCCTCGGACTCCCACGACCAGGGCAAACCGCTTGTAGTGAGCGGAGTCGAACTGCTTGTAGTGAGCGGAGTCGAACTGCTTGTAGTGAGCGAAGTCGAACTGCTTGTAGTGAGCGGAGTCGAACTACTGCCCTGGCCCTACGGACGGGCTGATCTGTGATGTGGTCTAGATCGCGTCGCATCGGTGCAGTAGCGAGGGCTTTTCTGCATTGGGCGCGGCAACCACGCCCCTAGCCTATTCCCTTTTCCGTTCTCCGCTCTCCCTTCGACTACGCTCAGGGCAAGCCGTTCTCCGTTTTCCTTTCCCCATCTACCCTTCACCCTTCACTCTTCACTCTCCACTCTTCACTCTTCACTTTCCCTTCCTCCCCATCACCCCTGCCCCTCGGGGTCGATAAGCATAGCTCAATGCCTAAGCTATCAATCCTGCTGGTGAGAGAACTGATAGGCTCCTACTGCGGCGAGTGCGATCGCAACCGCTAGGAGCACTGGAAAGCTATACCAGGGAAACTCCGCCAGGGGCCGATAGGCGGCTGCCCGTAGGCCGATGGTGGTGTAAGTCAGCGGCAGCACATAGACGATGCCCTTCAGCACCATGGGTAAGCTGGCCGGGTCAAAGAAGGTGCCCCCCAGAAATGACATGGGCACGATCAAGAAATTATTGAACAGGCCTACACTCTCCAAGGACTTGACATTCAGCCCCACGATCACGCCCAGTCCGGCAAACACGGCACAGTTGAGCACCAGCAGCAGCAAAAACAGAGGGTGCAAGAAGCTGCCCGGCTGCCCGGTAAACACCACCGCCACCAGAATCACCGACCCC
This portion of the Halomicronema hongdechloris C2206 genome encodes:
- a CDS encoding type II toxin-antitoxin system PemK/MazF family toxin; the protein is MTYEQFDVIVVPFPFTDTDTAKRRPALVLSNAQRFNVVVGHSVMAMITTASHSSWALDVPLNDLEPAGLAVPSIVRMKLFTLDHTLVLKRIGYLSAPDQSAVSDSLASLF
- a CDS encoding Uma2 family endonuclease; the encoded protein is MVDQLAISEEVAFPDASQLVTEDDTPVDNFASAKQQRLLVSSLYSALLGQVFLAEANVGIYHIFSQPPIVPDVFVSFNVQVPQDWWEKQNRCYLVWNFGKPPEIVIEVVSNQVGNELTDKFATYEHMRVSYYAVYDPSLQLSETPLRLFELRGMHYTEMTEPWLEQVGLGLTTWQGDFEGRQDTWLRWCNAEGAMLLTGDEQAAQARQQAEQERQRAEQERQRAEQERQRADRLADLLRAQGIDPDQLPQ
- a CDS encoding Uma2 family endonuclease yields the protein MVLISTQISELDLDNFDGQLTQTVVLSNISWQTYRAMLADLGDHRATRIAYNQGVLTLKMPSKLHEIINRLLGQIVTTLTEVLGLEVLNVGSMTLNRPDLQQGAEPDTGFYIQHAPQLEGLDPVIPEKLPPDLVIAVGITSPSTQRLHIYAALEVPEVWRYSKRQGLVIYQLTPTGYAASAVSLAFPQVTAADLNGFLEQRQSQSENQVMRSVRHWSQSLA